The following coding sequences lie in one Oceanicola sp. 502str15 genomic window:
- a CDS encoding mandelate racemase/muconate lactonizing enzyme family protein gives MQIRKIETFATPDVGFTRVTDEAGNEGWGQVSTYQSDITAQVLHRQVAPHVLGVEFDPETGADDLFDRAWEKEHKFPGSYMCRAIGGVETALWDLRGKVAGKPVAALLGGSAGPLRAYASSMKRDITPEQEAERFRRLRGEKGFDAFKFRIGAECGRGQDEWEGRTEEIIPIIARAVGGAGVALLADANSCYGPERAIHYGKMLQDNGIVHYEEPCPYWELEQTAEVTAALEIDVTGGEQDCWLPTWKRMFELKAVNVAQPDVLYAGGIGRTLRIAKMAEAAGLVVTPHAANLGLVTLFTMHLLRAIPNAGPYLEFSIEEADYYPWQYGLYRNDPYRVEGGRVSVTEAPGWGVEIAPEWLDKAAHAVSAAD, from the coding sequence ATGCAGATCCGCAAGATCGAAACCTTTGCCACGCCGGATGTCGGCTTTACCCGCGTGACCGACGAGGCGGGCAACGAGGGGTGGGGGCAGGTTTCGACCTATCAGAGCGATATCACGGCGCAGGTGCTGCACCGGCAGGTGGCGCCGCATGTGCTGGGGGTGGAGTTTGACCCGGAGACCGGCGCGGATGACCTGTTTGATCGGGCTTGGGAGAAGGAGCACAAGTTTCCGGGCTCCTACATGTGCCGGGCGATCGGCGGGGTGGAGACGGCGCTTTGGGATCTGCGCGGGAAGGTTGCGGGAAAGCCGGTGGCGGCGCTGCTGGGCGGGAGCGCCGGGCCGTTGCGGGCCTATGCCTCTTCGATGAAGCGGGACATCACGCCGGAGCAGGAGGCCGAGCGCTTTCGGCGGCTGCGGGGGGAGAAGGGGTTTGATGCCTTCAAGTTCCGGATCGGAGCCGAGTGCGGGCGCGGGCAGGATGAGTGGGAGGGGCGGACGGAAGAGATCATCCCCATCATCGCAAGGGCCGTGGGCGGCGCGGGGGTGGCGCTGCTGGCGGATGCGAACTCCTGCTACGGGCCGGAGAGGGCGATACATTACGGGAAGATGCTGCAGGACAATGGCATCGTGCATTACGAGGAGCCTTGCCCCTATTGGGAGCTGGAGCAGACCGCCGAGGTGACGGCGGCGCTGGAGATCGACGTGACGGGGGGCGAGCAGGATTGCTGGCTGCCGACGTGGAAGCGGATGTTCGAGCTGAAGGCGGTGAACGTGGCGCAGCCGGATGTGCTTTATGCCGGTGGCATCGGGCGCACGCTGCGGATTGCGAAGATGGCCGAGGCGGCGGGGTTGGTGGTGACGCCCCATGCGGCCAATCTGGGACTTGTAACACTATTTACAATGCACCTGCTGCGGGCCATCCCCAATGCCGGGCCCTACCTGGAGTTCTCCATCGAGGAGGCCGACTATTACCCCTGGCAATACGGGCTTTACCGGAACGACCCCTACCGCGTGGAGGGCGGCAGGGTGAGCGTGACAGAGGCGCCCGGCTGGGGCGTGGAGATTGCGCCGGAGTGGCTCGACAAGGCCGCCCATGCCGTGAGCGCGGCGGATTGA
- a CDS encoding FAD-binding oxidoreductase: MELKSTPYWWDTTPPAQIERPPLPQRADAVVIGSGYTGLHAALQIARGGRSVVVLEKGQPGEGCSTRNGGQLSYSIKPSLRALTAKHGAETAAAIRAEGPASLAFLGDFIGAEGIDCDYRLCGRFDGAATARAYVEMSREADGEHVIAVPKGAQRGEIGSDWYHGGIVHRNYGSLDPGRYHAGLLNAALAAGVTVVPDCPAEAMDEGLNSVTVSTPHGRIATSDVVIATNGYTPKAAPWHRKRVIPIGSYIIATEELPKADVARLFPQNRVYCDSRRVIYYYRASPDGKRVLFGGRAAAGEAGAGMAAKRLRAEMVRLFPELESVGISHSWMGFVAFTFDKLAHTGATGPIHHAMGYCGSGIGMASYLGMKAGLRVLGDKAGETAMMRPGFPTRPLYSGDPWFLPAAVASYRMMDRFGL; encoded by the coding sequence ATGGAGCTGAAATCCACGCCCTATTGGTGGGACACCACCCCGCCTGCGCAGATCGAGCGTCCGCCGCTGCCGCAACGCGCCGACGCGGTGGTGATCGGCTCGGGCTACACCGGGCTGCATGCCGCGCTTCAGATTGCGCGGGGCGGGCGCAGCGTGGTGGTGCTGGAAAAGGGCCAGCCGGGGGAGGGGTGCAGCACACGCAATGGCGGGCAACTCAGCTATTCGATCAAGCCGAGCCTGCGGGCGTTGACGGCGAAGCACGGGGCCGAGACGGCGGCGGCGATTCGGGCCGAGGGGCCGGCTTCGCTGGCGTTTCTGGGAGATTTCATCGGCGCGGAGGGGATCGACTGCGACTATCGGCTCTGCGGGCGGTTCGACGGGGCGGCCACGGCGCGCGCCTACGTGGAGATGAGCCGGGAGGCGGATGGCGAGCATGTCATCGCGGTGCCGAAGGGCGCGCAGCGCGGGGAGATCGGGAGCGACTGGTATCACGGTGGGATCGTGCACCGGAATTACGGGTCGCTCGACCCGGGCCGCTACCATGCCGGGCTGCTGAACGCGGCGCTGGCCGCCGGGGTGACGGTGGTGCCCGACTGCCCGGCGGAGGCGATGGACGAGGGGCTGAACAGCGTGACCGTCAGCACGCCGCATGGCCGCATCGCCACCTCGGACGTGGTGATTGCGACCAATGGATACACGCCCAAGGCCGCGCCATGGCACCGCAAGCGGGTGATCCCGATTGGCAGTTACATCATAGCGACGGAGGAGCTGCCGAAGGCCGATGTTGCCCGGCTGTTTCCGCAGAACCGGGTGTATTGCGACAGTCGCCGGGTGATCTACTACTACCGCGCCTCGCCGGATGGAAAGCGGGTGCTGTTCGGCGGGCGCGCGGCGGCGGGCGAGGCGGGGGCGGGGATGGCGGCGAAGCGGCTCAGGGCCGAGATGGTGCGGCTCTTTCCCGAGCTGGAGAGCGTGGGGATCAGCCATAGCTGGATGGGGTTTGTGGCCTTCACCTTCGACAAGCTGGCCCATACCGGCGCGACGGGGCCGATCCACCACGCCATGGGCTATTGCGGATCGGGGATCGGTATGGCCTCCTATCTGGGAATGAAAGCGGGGCTCAGGGTGCTGGGGGACAAGGCCGGGGAGACCGCGATGATGCGGCCCGGCTTTCCGACGCGGCCTCTCTACAGCGGCGATCCGTGGTTTCTGCCGGCCGCGGTGGCGAGCTACCGGATGATGGACCGCTTCGGTTTGTAA
- a CDS encoding extracellular solute-binding protein yields MKPTFRALLAGTAMVLAAGTASAETLRLLTWGGYAPEDVIAKFEEEYPDIDVEVTLSNNEEMIAKLRATGGTGFDLAQPSHDRVYAAQLEYNIYKPLDLSKIDTDKMTPNLLEGVKANTTIEGEVYSVPHQWGTSGIMANTAEAPDVTGWNDLCDEKYAGRTSMRLRRTILLGTAFGMGKDPFALYADPEAYQQMLDEVTEKLIACKSVIKTYWSGGDDLSALMLSGEVVVSETWDSTAFKLYGENPDIVFVPPETGALAWIDTFTIPRGGEADDAAYKWINFVLRPEITKMMSASTGAIAAVPNGIDLMPDDKKAAISAGFDQTDLDNLKFFANIPPGIEDMEGLALERIKAAN; encoded by the coding sequence ATGAAACCCACTTTCCGCGCCCTGCTTGCCGGAACCGCGATGGTTCTGGCAGCCGGCACCGCCAGCGCCGAGACGCTGCGCCTGCTCACCTGGGGCGGCTATGCGCCCGAGGATGTGATTGCGAAGTTCGAAGAGGAATACCCCGACATCGACGTTGAGGTGACGCTGTCGAACAACGAGGAGATGATCGCCAAGCTCCGCGCCACCGGCGGCACCGGCTTTGACCTTGCCCAGCCGAGCCATGACCGGGTCTATGCCGCGCAGCTCGAGTACAACATCTACAAGCCGCTCGATCTGAGCAAGATCGACACCGACAAGATGACGCCGAACCTGCTCGAAGGCGTGAAGGCCAACACCACCATCGAGGGCGAGGTCTACTCGGTGCCGCACCAGTGGGGCACCAGCGGGATCATGGCGAACACCGCCGAAGCCCCGGATGTGACAGGCTGGAACGACCTGTGCGACGAAAAATACGCTGGCCGCACCTCGATGCGCCTGCGCCGCACGATCCTGCTGGGCACCGCCTTCGGCATGGGCAAAGACCCGTTTGCCCTCTACGCCGACCCGGAAGCCTACCAGCAGATGCTGGACGAGGTGACCGAGAAGCTCATCGCCTGCAAATCCGTGATCAAAACCTACTGGAGCGGCGGCGACGACCTGAGTGCGCTGATGCTCTCGGGCGAGGTCGTGGTGTCGGAGACATGGGACTCGACCGCCTTCAAGCTTTACGGCGAGAACCCCGACATCGTGTTCGTGCCGCCGGAAACCGGCGCGCTGGCCTGGATCGACACCTTCACCATCCCGCGCGGTGGCGAGGCGGACGATGCGGCCTACAAGTGGATCAACTTCGTGCTGCGGCCCGAGATCACCAAGATGATGTCGGCCTCGACCGGCGCCATTGCCGCCGTGCCGAACGGGATCGACCTGATGCCCGACGACAAGAAAGCGGCGATTTCGGCAGGGTTCGACCAGACTGACCTGGATAACCTGAAGTTCTTTGCCAACATCCCGCCGGGGATCGAAGACATGGAAGGCCTGGCGCTGGAGCGCATCAAGGCTGCCAATTGA
- a CDS encoding ABC transporter ATP-binding protein gives MAGQVPPYARPEDRKTAPMYDLSCTDLTKTFGTFTAVSDVSLDIPSGSFFSILGPSGCGKTTLMRMIAGFESPTSGDIAIKGESVLRLPPNKRNVKMVFQHLALFPMMSVGENIAYGLRCRGEPKSEIAGKVARVLDRVGLPGNEDKKIEQLSGGQKQRIAIARCMVLEPDVLLLDEPLGALDLKLREHMKIELKQLQHQFETTFLYITHDQSEALVMSDNVAVMNAGRFEQIGAPKALYDAPASGFVAGFVGDATVLGGKLGEVRGSQGKVKLEGGQEVVGTVSDGSKSGDAVEVFLRPEALKLGAGDAGCQLGGKVESLLFNGASSRILVQTGRHLIEVADPEQRAGVEQGSAVTVSWSPERARIFARRPGV, from the coding sequence ATGGCGGGACAAGTCCCGCCCTACGCCCGCCCGGAAGACAGAAAGACCGCCCCCATGTATGACCTGAGCTGCACCGATCTCACCAAGACGTTCGGCACCTTTACCGCCGTCTCCGATGTGTCGCTCGACATTCCTTCGGGGTCGTTCTTTTCGATCCTCGGGCCGTCGGGCTGCGGCAAGACCACGCTGATGCGGATGATCGCGGGCTTCGAGAGCCCGACTTCGGGGGATATTGCCATCAAGGGCGAGAGCGTGCTGCGGCTGCCGCCCAACAAGCGCAACGTGAAGATGGTGTTTCAGCACCTCGCGCTGTTTCCGATGATGAGCGTGGGCGAGAACATTGCCTATGGCCTGCGCTGCCGCGGCGAGCCGAAGAGCGAGATTGCCGGCAAGGTGGCCCGCGTGCTGGACCGGGTGGGGCTGCCGGGCAACGAGGACAAGAAGATCGAGCAGCTCTCGGGCGGCCAGAAGCAGCGGATCGCCATTGCGCGCTGCATGGTGCTGGAGCCGGATGTGCTGCTGCTGGACGAGCCGCTGGGCGCGCTGGACCTCAAGCTGCGCGAGCATATGAAGATCGAGCTGAAGCAGTTGCAGCATCAGTTCGAGACCACGTTTCTTTACATCACCCATGACCAGAGCGAGGCGCTGGTGATGAGCGACAACGTGGCGGTGATGAACGCCGGGCGCTTCGAGCAGATCGGCGCCCCGAAGGCGCTTTATGACGCGCCCGCCTCGGGCTTCGTGGCCGGGTTCGTGGGCGATGCCACGGTGCTTGGGGGCAAGCTGGGCGAGGTGCGCGGCAGCCAGGGCAAGGTGAAGCTGGAAGGCGGGCAGGAGGTGGTTGGCACCGTCTCCGATGGCAGCAAGAGCGGCGATGCGGTGGAGGTGTTTCTGCGGCCGGAGGCGCTGAAGCTGGGTGCGGGCGATGCCGGCTGCCAGCTTGGCGGCAAGGTCGAGAGCCTTCTGTTCAACGGCGCCTCGAGCCGGATTCTGGTGCAGACCGGACGGCACCTGATCGAGGTGGCCGACCCGGAGCAACGCGCCGGGGTGGAGCAGGGCAGCGCCGTGACGGTGAGCTGGAGCCCGGAGCGTGCCCGGATCTTTGCCCGGAGGCCCGGCGTATGA
- a CDS encoding ABC transporter permease yields the protein MSRDAGKLSLILLFTPFALWIGLLIILPQFGIGYVSIREKVGINQYEYGLKNYIDFITEPVYRNTLLRTAWMSILVTALALVIGFPIAWYIAKIARERSRAALFLMCLIPLWVSDLVRAYGWIVLLRETGVISMTLVKWGIINQPVEMLYNDMTVIIGLVYTVILFMIVPLVSTLQGMDDALLEAGYNLGGSRVTVFRRIIVPYAMPGIVAGCIITFMLTAGSYLTPILLGGKNSSWFTEQIYNQFITRYNWESGSAFGVSLLVFTSFVVWAGLRLTGQSLATTVAKE from the coding sequence ATGAGCCGCGATGCGGGCAAGCTCTCGCTGATCCTGCTGTTCACGCCCTTTGCGCTGTGGATCGGGCTGCTGATCATCCTGCCGCAGTTCGGGATTGGCTATGTGTCGATCCGCGAGAAGGTGGGGATCAACCAGTATGAATACGGTCTGAAGAACTACATAGATTTCATCACCGAGCCGGTCTATCGCAACACGCTGCTGCGCACGGCCTGGATGAGCATTCTGGTCACGGCGCTGGCGCTGGTGATCGGCTTTCCGATTGCGTGGTACATTGCCAAGATCGCGCGGGAGCGGAGCCGGGCGGCGCTGTTCCTGATGTGCCTCATCCCGCTGTGGGTGAGTGACCTTGTGCGGGCGTACGGCTGGATCGTGCTGTTGCGCGAAACCGGGGTGATCTCGATGACGCTGGTGAAATGGGGGATCATAAACCAGCCGGTGGAGATGTTGTATAACGACATGACGGTGATCATCGGGCTGGTCTACACGGTGATCCTGTTCATGATCGTGCCGCTGGTGAGCACCCTGCAAGGCATGGACGACGCGCTGCTGGAGGCGGGTTACAACCTTGGTGGCTCGCGCGTCACCGTATTTCGGCGGATCATCGTGCCCTATGCGATGCCCGGCATCGTGGCGGGCTGCATCATCACCTTCATGCTCACGGCGGGCAGCTACCTCACGCCGATCCTGCTGGGGGGCAAGAATTCGAGCTGGTTCACCGAGCAGATCTACAACCAGTTCATCACCCGATACAACTGGGAGAGCGGCTCGGCCTTTGGCGTTTCGCTGCTTGTCTTCACCTCCTTCGTGGTCTGGGCCGGGCTCCGGCTGACCGGGCAGAGCCTGGCGACCACCGTGGCGAAGGAGTAG
- a CDS encoding ABC transporter permease, which translates to MQGSAGLMWIYRGYVVAFFLYLVAPLVAAGVFAFNDSMFPSLPWNGFTWDWFFSPNEPKLGLFHDDRLLQGLGNSLYIGVIVAALSVAVGTCNAFLFVRKDFRFKNALYVLMVVPLVIPGVILGISILVFASTLANLADQWFGLFLTWLRPGVPLVVLGQFSFLVTITSLVIAARLQKFDISLEEAALNLGASRVRTLATVTLPFLVPAMFSAFVVAFLVSFENFNTTLFLVGSDSPLTITMYDRMVKAGSTPVLNATSVVLMLGSGMLALISVLAQRPKKQA; encoded by the coding sequence ATGCAGGGTTCCGCCGGGCTGATGTGGATTTACCGGGGCTACGTGGTGGCCTTCTTTCTCTACCTCGTGGCACCGCTGGTGGCGGCCGGGGTGTTTGCCTTCAACGACAGCATGTTTCCGTCGCTGCCGTGGAACGGGTTCACCTGGGATTGGTTCTTTTCGCCCAACGAGCCGAAGCTGGGGCTGTTTCATGACGACCGGCTGCTGCAGGGGCTTGGCAACTCGCTCTATATCGGGGTGATCGTGGCGGCGCTTTCGGTGGCGGTGGGCACCTGCAACGCCTTCCTCTTCGTGCGCAAGGACTTCCGGTTCAAGAACGCGCTCTACGTGCTGATGGTGGTGCCGCTGGTGATTCCGGGGGTGATCCTTGGCATCTCGATCCTGGTGTTTGCCTCGACCCTCGCCAACCTGGCCGACCAGTGGTTTGGCCTCTTCCTCACATGGCTGCGGCCCGGCGTGCCGCTGGTGGTGCTGGGGCAGTTCTCGTTTCTGGTGACGATCACATCGCTGGTGATCGCCGCGCGGCTGCAGAAGTTCGACATTTCGCTGGAGGAGGCGGCGCTGAACCTCGGGGCCTCGCGGGTGCGCACGCTGGCGACGGTGACGCTGCCGTTTCTGGTGCCGGCGATGTTCTCGGCCTTCGTGGTCGCCTTCCTGGTGAGCTTCGAGAACTTCAACACCACGCTCTTCCTCGTCGGCTCCGACTCGCCGCTGACCATCACCATGTATGACCGCATGGTGAAGGCGGGCAGCACCCCCGTGCTGAACGCAACATCGGTGGTGCTGATGCTGGGCTCGGGGATGCTGGCGCTGATCTCGGTGCTGGCACAAAGGCCGAAGAAGCAGGCCTAG
- the speA gene encoding biosynthetic arginine decarboxylase gives MTNPQEPAAPHAIYGVDRWGRGLVEVMDNGEIGLVNPLSPGAQPVSLPGIVNALSQRGIQTPVLLRITQFLEYGLGRVTGSFSDAIARAGYKGSYRGVFPIKVNQQEQVVRRIVEYGAPMGYGLEAGSKPELVIALGQPLAREALIICNGTKDEEFVRLATLSRKAGFNTYIVLESLNEVDIAIRVAKDLGIDPLLGVRIKLTNQIGGAWAASSGDRSAFGLNSEQLVTAVEKLKEAGLLHCLTLQHSHLGSQIPDVNDVRRAASEACRYFTELLGEGVPLTHLDLGGGLGIDYTGEARASESSVNYSVAEYCTNIVETVKYAMDEAGASHPTLVTESGRGVVALSAALVFDVLETTRYDVESAPEPEPGDHHLVSDIAGIAAYLEPNRLQECINDASYYRNELRAMFRRGAIGLREVARGERIYLWLMSRIHDIAEAPGGPAEILDQLDTTADILHCNFSLFQSLPDVWAIDQLHPLVPLQRLNEAPDRRAILADITCDSDGKIDRFILDGGTASTLPVHSVEEGERYHFGTFFVGAYQETLGDLHNLFGDTNVATITLRDDGGFDLVEELQGDTISEVLSYVEYTPRNISDGFRKRVDAAISEGGIDANEGRELIEAFRNSMNGYTYFE, from the coding sequence GTGACCAACCCTCAAGAGCCAGCCGCCCCCCACGCCATCTACGGAGTCGATCGCTGGGGCCGCGGCCTCGTCGAAGTGATGGACAACGGCGAGATCGGGCTGGTCAACCCGCTCTCCCCCGGTGCGCAGCCCGTCAGCCTGCCCGGCATCGTCAACGCGCTCTCCCAACGCGGCATCCAGACCCCGGTGCTGCTGCGCATCACCCAGTTTCTCGAATACGGGCTCGGCCGCGTCACCGGCAGCTTCTCCGACGCCATCGCCCGCGCCGGGTACAAAGGCAGCTATCGCGGCGTGTTTCCGATCAAGGTGAACCAGCAGGAGCAGGTGGTTCGCCGTATTGTGGAGTACGGCGCACCCATGGGCTACGGCCTCGAGGCCGGCTCCAAGCCCGAGCTGGTCATCGCCCTCGGCCAGCCTCTTGCCCGCGAGGCGCTGATCATCTGCAACGGCACCAAGGACGAGGAGTTCGTCCGCCTCGCCACCCTGTCGCGCAAGGCCGGGTTCAACACCTATATCGTGCTGGAATCGCTGAACGAGGTCGATATCGCCATTCGCGTCGCCAAGGATCTGGGCATCGACCCGCTGCTCGGCGTGCGCATCAAGCTCACCAACCAGATCGGCGGCGCATGGGCCGCCAGCTCGGGCGACCGCTCCGCCTTCGGCCTCAATTCCGAACAGCTCGTTACGGCAGTCGAAAAGCTCAAGGAAGCCGGCCTGCTGCACTGCCTCACGCTCCAGCACAGCCACCTCGGCTCCCAAATCCCCGACGTCAACGACGTGCGCCGCGCCGCCTCCGAGGCCTGCCGCTACTTCACCGAGCTGCTGGGCGAGGGCGTGCCCCTCACCCACCTCGATCTCGGCGGCGGGCTGGGCATCGACTACACCGGCGAAGCCCGCGCCTCCGAAAGCTCGGTCAACTACTCGGTGGCCGAGTATTGCACCAACATCGTCGAAACCGTGAAATACGCGATGGACGAGGCCGGGGCATCCCACCCCACCCTCGTCACCGAAAGCGGGCGCGGCGTGGTCGCGCTCTCGGCCGCGCTGGTCTTCGACGTGCTCGAAACCACCCGCTACGATGTCGAAAGCGCCCCCGAGCCCGAGCCGGGCGACCATCACCTCGTGTCCGACATCGCCGGCATCGCCGCCTACCTCGAGCCGAACCGCCTGCAGGAGTGCATCAACGACGCCAGCTATTACCGCAACGAGCTGCGCGCCATGTTCCGCCGCGGCGCCATCGGCCTGCGCGAGGTGGCCCGCGGCGAGCGCATCTATCTCTGGCTCATGTCGCGCATCCACGACATCGCCGAGGCCCCCGGCGGCCCCGCCGAAATTCTCGACCAGCTCGACACCACCGCAGACATCCTGCACTGCAACTTCTCGCTGTTCCAATCGCTCCCCGACGTCTGGGCGATCGACCAACTCCACCCCCTCGTGCCGCTCCAACGGCTCAACGAGGCCCCCGACCGACGCGCCATCCTTGCCGACATCACCTGCGACAGCGACGGCAAGATCGACCGGTTCATCCTCGACGGCGGCACCGCCTCCACCCTCCCCGTGCACTCGGTCGAGGAGGGCGAGCGCTACCACTTCGGCACCTTTTTCGTCGGCGCCTACCAGGAAACCCTCGGCGACCTCCACAACCTCTTCGGCGACACCAACGTGGCCACCATCACCCTGCGCGACGATGGCGGCTTCGATCTGGTCGAGGAGCTTCAGGGCGACACGATCAGCGAGGTTCTGAGCTACGTCGAATACACCCCGCGCAACATCTCCGACGGCTTCCGCAAGCGGGTCGATGCCGCCATTTCCGAGGGCGGGATCGACGCCAACGAGGGCCGCGAACTGATCGAGGCCTTCCGCAACTCGATGAACGGCTACACCTACTTCGAATAG
- a CDS encoding ATP-binding protein: MVLKVLVVDDDAGDRKLLRRLITQRSETAELSEAASGAEAATADLPDPDVIFLDYMLPDTKGVDLIAPLSTRWPRAAICVMTGQGDEEIAKESIQRGAVDYLPKRNICASALDRVIETGCKLARMRWQLDEQREDLSMFSEVLVHDLKAPIRSMRFLVDKLNEDLAEQRQTDVSRDVQLIGKSADRLHALVTSLASHVHFDRETLAEHVTAAELVEEARLSLLAEIERSGAELSVEATGSLICHAPQIVQLLQNLIGNAIKYAGNGPPRITIRCTEAADTVHFEIADKGIGVAPQYRQTIFEPFKRLPVAAAIPGTGLGLATCRKVVDRHGGRIWCDEATTEGTSIHVTLPRSTAKLARTG; the protein is encoded by the coding sequence AGGCTCATAACCCAGCGCAGCGAAACCGCCGAGCTGAGCGAAGCCGCCAGCGGCGCCGAGGCCGCAACCGCCGACCTGCCCGACCCCGATGTGATCTTCCTCGATTACATGCTCCCCGACACGAAGGGCGTCGATCTCATCGCCCCCCTCTCCACCCGCTGGCCCCGCGCCGCCATCTGCGTCATGACCGGCCAGGGCGATGAGGAGATCGCCAAGGAATCCATCCAGCGCGGCGCCGTCGATTACCTGCCCAAGCGCAACATCTGCGCCTCCGCCCTCGACCGGGTGATCGAGACCGGCTGCAAGCTCGCCCGGATGCGCTGGCAGCTCGACGAGCAGCGCGAAGACCTGTCGATGTTCTCCGAGGTGCTCGTCCACGACCTCAAGGCCCCGATCCGCTCCATGCGCTTTCTGGTCGACAAGCTGAACGAAGACCTCGCCGAACAGCGCCAAACCGATGTCAGCCGCGATGTGCAGCTCATCGGCAAATCCGCCGACCGGCTCCACGCGCTGGTCACGAGCCTCGCCAGCCATGTCCACTTCGACCGCGAAACCCTGGCCGAGCATGTCACCGCCGCCGAGCTGGTCGAAGAGGCCCGCCTGTCGCTTCTGGCCGAGATCGAGCGCAGCGGGGCCGAACTTTCGGTCGAGGCCACCGGCAGCCTCATCTGCCACGCCCCGCAGATCGTGCAACTGCTGCAAAACCTCATCGGCAATGCCATCAAGTACGCTGGCAATGGCCCGCCCCGCATCACCATCCGCTGCACCGAGGCCGCCGACACGGTGCATTTCGAGATCGCCGACAAGGGCATCGGCGTCGCGCCCCAGTATCGCCAGACCATCTTCGAGCCCTTCAAGCGCCTGCCCGTCGCCGCCGCCATCCCCGGCACCGGCCTCGGGCTGGCCACCTGCCGCAAGGTGGTCGACCGTCACGGCGGGCGCATCTGGTGCGACGAAGCCACCACCGAGGGCACCTCCATCCACGTCACCCTGCCGCGCAGCACCGCAAAACTCGCCCGCACCGGCTGA